In Trichoplusia ni isolate ovarian cell line Hi5 chromosome 2, tn1, whole genome shotgun sequence, the DNA window atttataatataataataataatataatattggacaacattcacacaacgccatctagtctcaaattaagtagagcttgtgttatgagtactagacaactgataaacatacttatattgtTCTATAGCTATAGTTATTATCTATGGATTTTCTTGCCTGTTaatggaaaatataataatgtttcatGGTGGTATAAGCGAGTAGGTAGGTATGcacaaatacttaaattatgaCTCAGCAGAGTTTATAGTTACtgttcatttatatatattaattatttgatgattttttcgTATTAATGGAATGGAACGATGAGAAGTCGAGATACCAATAATTAATGACAATTAGGTCGATTAAGGTACCTTGAccgatatttatattatttttttaaccttattaCTTGATAGGTATGAAATAAAGTACagtgtaatatgttttttaaaagaattgtaatttatttaacccTATCTGAGTTCGAGGTCATtatgtctgaaaataaataaaatttcaagcaCAATTTTATACTGGGCGCCTGATAAAAAATGAACGGCAATGTAGCATGACTGTTAACTCACTCACAAAAAATGTAAGGCGCATTTAACCGAGACAAATTaatgatacattttaattttgtaaagcgCTATAGACTAAAGAGTAGGTAACtgggaaataatattttaaattgtagtaGACTTTTCATACTAAAATAGTTCGGTTTTTCTCGAGTAATTAATAGTCAAATGTGTTTTATTAGCTAAACAATCTGTTGATTAGGTGGTGAAAAAAATGTGTCTTATAACTATATTCCTTATACAGCATATTTTAAAACGATGGACTCTTCATGATACATTCAGTTCAATTACTAGCAAAAATCCAATTGTTAGCGAATTTTAAGATTTCAGAGGGTAAAAAGTCAAAGTAAAAGGGATTAATAAACGGTTCTAAAGGacttttaagacatttttacttttacaaataaaactcattcataaattgaatttagtataacattattttacattaaaccaATCGTCAGTTACTATAAAGTTGATCTATCACAATACAGTCAATCTTATCGGCAAGTCTGCGCGAGCGCCGGACAATTGCCTTTGCAACACTATTTTTACTCTGATCTTGGACGAGCGCCATCAGCTGAGCTCACGCCAGTTCACTAGTACTAACCCCACAGATAAACGTACCCGCTCCTACGAAATTTGAATATATCTTACTAACCCATAACCTCGACCGAGAACCATCAATGAGCCCCCATTTCAATGAGATACGTTCTAATTTGTGCGTTACAAATATACGCCAAGGTTCGTGAAGACGTTTCAGTCCGGGAGAATGGCGACGTGAGCGCGGACCGCGTCGGCCATGGCGCGTCAACGATGGACGCTAGCTCTAATTTTAATCTGCCTGCCTATCCTCGCCACAGTGATAACCGCATTCCGTATACGCGATTTACCTAAAGGTGACAGTGTGAAACACGATACAAAAAAGCAAAAGTGTGACGATTGTGATGTGAAGGTCGGTCAAAAGTTAAGTATTGTTAAAATCGAAAGTGACAGGTTTGCGAGTGATGATTTAAAGAAAGCGGTGCGGGACAAACAACCACATATCCAACAGAAGGCTGAATCTAAATCTGCTCATAGATACGATATTAGAAGCGACGAAGAcgacgacgatgatgatgacagtgaatttttaaaaactaaaaccggATTCAAACAGGAATTTCACGCCAGCAAAACGAAATTAGAGGCAAGTAGTACCAAGTTCTTAAGTAAagaagatgatgatgacgatgacgatgatgacGACGATGACAGTAACcccaatttattgaaaaaaccTAAAGTACCCGATATAAAAAAGAGTGATTCGAAACCAAAACATGATATTAAACCAAAAATTAAGGAATCTGTTgcaaaacagaacaaaaaagaaaatgacgACGATGATGATAGTAAATCAAAAGcttactcaaaaaataaaatagagacaAAAAAACCAGATCAGAAACTGAAAGATGTTAAAAGTTCTAAATCTAaaaaggatgatgatgatgacgatgacgacgaTGATAAGGGACACATTTCAACTAAGCCAAAGGTTTCGGATGTCAAATCTAGCTCTGCCAAGGTAAAAAAGGATGAAAAAGTAACGgtagtaaaaaaaacactatcgAAATCAAAGGAAGTTGACAGTGATGATGataacgatgatgatgatgacgatgatgatgatgacactgatgatgatgacgacacTGATGATGAAGATGGTATCAAGAaaaccgttttaaaaaaatcaaaattaccgGAAGTTAAAAAGGTAGATTCTAAACCGAAACTAGACATTAAAAGTGTACAAATCAAAGATtctgatgatgaagatgatgatgacgacgatgacgacgacgacgacgacgacgatgatgatgatgatgatgatggtttcGGAAGCACTCTATCGAGCATCTTAGAGACATTTAACATGCTTGGTTTGAAAATTGACCCCAGTCTAAACCCAGAAGGCAATGAACCTAAAAAAACAGAACACAAGAGCAAGGACAAAAAACGAGATGATGAAAAACATGATGTCAAGCACAAGCCTGAGCAAGTACCCgatgtaaaaaaaagtgatcCTAGAACAGACACACTAAAAGTGAAAGAAACTCCGTTAAAACCTGTCGCAAAGAAAATGGTTGTTGATATTGATATTGACGATGATGacagtgatgatgatgatgatgaagatagTGACAACGATGATGATGTGccaatttctaaaattaaacctaaaGTTGTCGTAAAAGACAAGGAGACCTCTGTCAAAAAATCACCATTTCCTGAAGCTAAACCACTAAAGAAAGATGtgaaaatagaagaaaaagaaCACGTCAAACCAAGTGTAGAAACTAAAAAACCAGATTCTATTAAAAAGGAAATGAAAACCAGTGAAGAAGATAAAAAGATCGAGAAAGCTGGGGCAAAAGACAGAGCTAAAGGAACTACAGAAACACCAGTAGCAAAAAAGGAGGATAAAAAGGAACCGAAACCAGTAGAATCAAAGCCGAAAAAGGAACCAGTGAAAAAAGACCACGATAAAGAAAAATCAAGTCGCGAAAAGGAAGATAAAGACAGTCAGGAAGAATCAAAAAAGGCTGAAAAGATCACTTTAgaacataagaaaaaatatccCGTCAAAGACACTTATAACATGCATGATTTCAAAAAAGATGCCAAACTCGATACAGATAAAAAATCTGACAAAACATCAAAAGAAAAGATATACGATATCCCAGAAATGTCTTCGTCGACTGAGAGTCATTTAAAACACGTTACGGATGCTTTGCATAGACGGAATTTGCTCAAAAGCGAATTTGAAGACTTCTATGCATTCTTTCCAACTTTTGCACCAAATTTTTCTCGAATTCATAACCCGGAATGCAGGCGTCACGGACAGATTGTGTTGAGGCAATTACGTGGAACAAAACTATGGGCACTGAATAGTAAGTTtctataatttgtaataattattgctCGGCACGAACCTACACTCAGTTTAGAAATTCTACACTCGTATTTTGGAATTTATATCCGCTAACCAAAATCATTACCGTACCTTACAACTATTTATATTGGCAATGTTTCAGAGATTTCGACAACAGATGCTGCgcgaaaaaaaacataaataacaacgTATTGCAGTTAATTAATCGAGGGTTTAAAGCTTTTAAATGAAGAACGTTGGAACAAAATGTTCAACGTTAGTCGCTATTAAAAATGAAGCGGTCCAAAGTGGTGGCCtagaaaataatacacaaagggattataaaaacttataaacatcGCTGCGGCCTTCACGCGTTCGGGTTAGACTCAGGTGCTCCCAAGGGCATTGCATAGTTGAGCGAAACAGGAATTTTTCATTACAGTGCTCGACGCTACGGCGAAGATTCCCTCGGGTATCCTGCAAGGTAATGGAATCCAGCTCGGAGACTTCGACCAGTGTGTGGGTAGCAGAGCGAGAGTGCAGTTGGAAAGTGGGAGCGTCGTCAAGGTCCAAGGGAAGTACTGCTTGGCGCGGCTCGACGTGAAAGCGGAACATCCAGAGCTGGAGGCGCCGGTGCATTTGGCGCAAGCCAAAAACCTGATAAGAAGTCGGATCGATGATGTGAGTTTCAGTTATAAATATACTTGTGGTTAACATCTGCCACGTCATGCCGTGTTTTATAGCAAACAGACCCGATTATTTGTTTTGCGAATGCAAAACTCGGCCTTTCATATTCGTAAATTAGCCTTGTCAGATTAATTGATCTGGTTTTACAAGACAATGATTTACGAGGTGaacaattatgtatttaaaaagtccATTAATCGTTTTAAGTCAGTTATTATCACTTTTGTTGATACTTTCACCTTTAAGTAACCTAGTAATTTCATGTAACATGACAAATTAACCGATATTGAGACATTATAAAATCGGAAATCGGAAACTATATGGCTAATTCGATTggctcaataaaaataaagcggAGATCGTAAGCAATACTAATCGGATTGTCTAGACCCAATTAGTTACTTAACCATCAAAATGCAATCGTAATACGCTCGGAGATTGGCTCCGGTTCGCGTGATCTGTCTCTCAAAGTGCATGCATCGTGAATCTGTCCGCTGCCAGCTCGGCTAGACGATGACTGACAGTCGAGTGTCGGCTGATTAAAACGTGACGCTAATTCTCGTTGCTGGGTATTTCAATAcaagattatttgttttgttaatttacgCAAAAGACTTGTATTGTGTAGCGTagaggaaaatatttattatgtttctaaACAATACTATTTGGCTTAAATTGTAAGTGGTCAACCGATAGGATTTTTGCAAagaatttattgctttaatgtGATTTCTGTGccttaaataaaagattttcgaGTATTCCCGATATGGAAGAAAAATTGTGTGCCTAAtcact includes these proteins:
- the LOC113507135 gene encoding uncharacterized protein LOC113507135 — protein: MARQRWTLALILICLPILATVITAFRIRDLPKGDSVKHDTKKQKCDDCDVKVGQKLSIVKIESDRFASDDLKKAVRDKQPHIQQKAESKSAHRYDIRSDEDDDDDDDSEFLKTKTGFKQEFHASKTKLEASSTKFLSKEDDDDDDDDDDDDSNPNLLKKPKVPDIKKSDSKPKHDIKPKIKESVAKQNKKENDDDDDSKSKAYSKNKIETKKPDQKLKDVKSSKSKKDDDDDDDDDDKGHISTKPKVSDVKSSSAKVKKDEKVTVVKKTLSKSKEVDSDDDNDDDDDDDDDDTDDDDDTDDEDGIKKTVLKKSKLPEVKKVDSKPKLDIKSVQIKDSDDEDDDDDDDDDDDDDDDDDDDDGFGSTLSSILETFNMLGLKIDPSLNPEGNEPKKTEHKSKDKKRDDEKHDVKHKPEQVPDVKKSDPRTDTLKVKETPLKPVAKKMVVDIDIDDDDSDDDDDEDSDNDDDVPISKIKPKVVVKDKETSVKKSPFPEAKPLKKDVKIEEKEHVKPSVETKKPDSIKKEMKTSEEDKKIEKAGAKDRAKGTTETPVAKKEDKKEPKPVESKPKKEPVKKDHDKEKSSREKEDKDSQEESKKAEKITLEHKKKYPVKDTYNMHDFKKDAKLDTDKKSDKTSKEKIYDIPEMSSSTESHLKHVTDALHRRNLLKSEFEDFYAFFPTFAPNFSRIHNPECRRHGQIVLRQLRGTKLWALNMLDATAKIPSGILQGNGIQLGDFDQCVGSRARVQLESGSVVKVQGKYCLARLDVKAEHPELEAPVHLAQAKNLIRSRIDDPGHFVPRFSTLSWGVCVPAACDPEDVEVVIKDAVKHYQHTSGLVVRVKVDEEDCYVEEGDWWQDLLELPTILTLSFYGIIVLLVLVATLQDFFARRTEDQGGEVEEAAEQNEEDKEEKEAPKKKSDSFLSSFSLYYTIGKLIAPGTDDEISCIHGVRGIATLALLVAHKFLPVAVMPYTNRLRITELASSPIWSWCRAGWMFTDCFLLLSGTLTAHRISDNTGAPRRLFYRYLRLTPALLAVVLFYAYVWDYISSGPMWGTYVTKNAEVCQEGWWWNLLYIQNYFGFEDMCAPQTHQLALDMQLTILGCMLVWLIDVKKGFYKLLIPGLHVFAAYSRYTTVRDHRLTMLAYHGVSVSQLYRTARLSYTSVLHRSTPYLVGLSLGLALKTPAEHGKFISIVGWLSSSALWCLVWWAGIDSGSMQYRYSATFAAQYAALAPIASALAIAWVIYAVHNSGDGFMSRFLCCRPLVFISRLSYALYLCQFIVFITNVGTVKSSKEFTIMSLIDVEEISAILLSSTILTLTFVIPMQSLHKVFAFSFKSGSSEEPKESEEADQEKEPKQEEEVEEVIEAPPVRSRQHLIAHREVLEEIPETEVEYENQRDSEGLGEILEEEEDEVGEESIANMDDELEIIEEEGGEDEEDEAWLEREEYHRRRSESRDDDQDLDEWEWTANGNRSGAQYYRYSR